A window of Desulfobacterales bacterium contains these coding sequences:
- a CDS encoding DUF2959 family protein produces the protein MKRLNQLMLISLAIVITAAIGMAGCATTGMERSTKAKTSMTEMDGNIKLLLVQLDATGASLRELVKPDNSDVEKAFQLFTENVSKMEKMEKSFTRHTDEMNARGKDYFEEWQKEGDKYKNPRIQQLSEQRRFELSRIYGEIATNSIGVKEGLNAYVSDLKEIQTYLSNDLTPKGIEAIEPLAREVASKGSHLKYEIKDIQAAVNRAKAAMAQ, from the coding sequence ATGAAAAGATTAAATCAATTGATGTTGATTTCACTGGCAATTGTCATCACAGCCGCTATCGGCATGGCCGGCTGCGCCACGACCGGTATGGAGCGTTCAACAAAGGCAAAAACCTCCATGACAGAAATGGACGGCAATATCAAATTGCTTCTCGTTCAGCTGGATGCAACAGGGGCGTCGCTCAGAGAACTTGTAAAACCGGATAACTCCGACGTGGAAAAGGCCTTTCAGCTGTTTACGGAAAACGTCTCAAAAATGGAGAAAATGGAGAAAAGCTTTACCAGGCACACCGATGAAATGAATGCCAGAGGCAAGGATTATTTCGAAGAGTGGCAGAAAGAAGGCGATAAATATAAAAATCCGCGGATACAGCAGCTCAGTGAACAACGCCGATTCGAGCTCAGCAGGATATACGGGGAGATCGCCACAAACAGCATCGGGGTAAAGGAGGGGCTCAATGCTTACGTCTCTGACCTTAAGGAAATCCAGACGTATCTTTCAAACGACCTGACGCCAAAGGGCATCGAAGCCATTGAACCACTGGCCCGTGAAGTAGCCAGCAAGGGCAGCCATCTCAAATATGAGATAAAGGATATTCAGGCGGCGGTGAACAGGGCAAAGGCGGCGATGGCCCAGTGA
- a CDS encoding response regulator has protein sequence MLEKPGYKVLASNSVHKALTLIKAQGGAIDLLITDVIMPEINGRDFATQANSLYPDMKTLFMSGYTSNVIVRHGILEEGVRYIQKPFSITELAIKVRKAVEG, from the coding sequence ATACTTGAAAAACCGGGATACAAGGTGCTGGCATCAAATTCAGTCCATAAAGCGTTGACATTGATCAAAGCCCAGGGCGGCGCCATCGATCTGCTTATAACCGATGTGATCATGCCGGAGATAAACGGACGTGATTTTGCCACTCAGGCCAACAGTCTTTACCCGGATATGAAAACGCTTTTCATGTCCGGATATACATCCAATGTCATCGTTCGTCACGGGATTTTGGAAGAAGGTGTGCGTTATATCCAGAAACCCTTTTCCATTACAGAGCTGGCGATAAAAGTGCGAAAGGCGGTTGAGGGGTAA
- a CDS encoding diguanylate cyclase translates to MNKRFLQTSLRAGHLIFLTGIIWIVVIAASFVWNWHQVGDSMMVLVENAAQFSFEKDVVYRRWGAMHGGVYVPVTKATPPNPYLSHLPDRDVVTTSGKQLTLINPAYMTRQVHELGRQQYGMRGHITSLDPLRPENAADAWETEALLSFQKGAEQATSVETIAGQPYFRLMRPMVTEEKCLKCHAHQGYAIGDIRGGVSVSVPLATYLSQARTQRTGLAIVHVLVGFFGLVGLEFGRRLHGSSERKLGENESLVRAINESAQDAIVVMDAEGRISYWNPAAEHIFGYTSDEAIGQDLIPMLVPSRYKEIHGAVFPEFQRSGRSDAVGKTLELKALRKSGEEFSVELSLSSVRLKGRWHAVGIIRDISERKQAEETIRQMAYHDSLTGLPNRKLFSDRLGIAFAQAGRNQNNVAVIMLDLDNFKDVNDTLGHDTGDLLLKAITERLSNALRKSDTIARFGGDEFVLILPDLKGEDHAGRPAQKIVESFRKPFLINAHQLIVTTSIGIAVYPRDGTDEAVLLKNADIAMYQAKQAGRDRYQVFKA, encoded by the coding sequence GTGAATAAGCGGTTTTTGCAAACCTCACTGAGAGCCGGCCATTTAATATTCTTGACCGGGATAATCTGGATCGTTGTTATCGCGGCCTCCTTTGTATGGAACTGGCATCAGGTCGGTGATTCCATGATGGTCCTGGTTGAAAACGCAGCTCAGTTCTCGTTTGAAAAGGACGTGGTCTATCGCCGATGGGGCGCCATGCATGGCGGGGTGTATGTCCCGGTCACCAAGGCAACCCCACCCAACCCCTACCTGAGCCATCTTCCAGACCGGGATGTAGTAACTACCTCCGGCAAACAACTCACTCTGATCAATCCAGCCTATATGACCCGCCAAGTGCATGAACTGGGGCGTCAGCAATACGGCATGAGGGGGCATATTACGAGCCTGGACCCCCTTCGTCCGGAAAACGCTGCGGACGCCTGGGAAACCGAGGCCCTGTTGTCGTTCCAAAAAGGCGCCGAACAGGCTACTTCCGTGGAAACCATAGCCGGTCAGCCCTATTTCCGGTTGATGCGGCCTATGGTTACAGAGGAGAAGTGCCTCAAGTGCCATGCCCATCAGGGATATGCCATTGGTGACATTCGCGGTGGCGTCAGCGTGTCCGTGCCGCTGGCAACTTATTTGTCTCAGGCCCGGACACAGCGAACCGGGCTGGCCATTGTTCATGTGTTGGTCGGTTTCTTTGGCCTGGTTGGCCTGGAGTTCGGGCGAAGACTGCATGGAAGTTCCGAGAGGAAATTGGGAGAAAACGAATCACTGGTGCGCGCCATCAACGAGTCGGCCCAGGATGCCATTGTGGTGATGGATGCCGAAGGACGGATTTCCTACTGGAATCCTGCGGCTGAGCATATTTTTGGCTACACAAGCGATGAGGCGATCGGGCAGGACCTTATTCCCATGCTGGTCCCTTCTCGTTATAAAGAGATACATGGCGCGGTCTTTCCGGAATTCCAGCGTTCCGGCCGGAGCGATGCCGTTGGAAAAACACTGGAGTTAAAAGCGCTGCGGAAAAGCGGGGAAGAATTTTCCGTGGAATTATCCCTTTCCAGTGTGCGGCTTAAGGGCAGGTGGCATGCAGTGGGTATTATCCGCGACATCTCCGAGCGCAAGCAGGCCGAGGAGACCATCCGGCAGATGGCCTACCATGATTCCCTGACAGGTCTTCCCAACCGGAAGCTCTTTTCTGATCGCCTGGGTATCGCCTTCGCGCAGGCCGGGAGGAATCAAAATAATGTCGCAGTCATAATGCTTGATCTCGATAATTTCAAGGACGTAAACGATACTTTGGGCCATGACACGGGAGATCTTCTTCTCAAAGCAATCACAGAGCGGCTAAGCAACGCACTCAGGAAGAGTGATACCATTGCGCGCTTCGGCGGCGACGAGTTTGTGCTGATTTTACCTGATCTGAAGGGAGAAGACCATGCGGGCCGGCCTGCACAAAAGATCGTTGAAAGTTTTCGCAAGCCCTTTCTCATTAATGCCCATCAACTGATTGTGACAACGAGTATCGGTATTGCTGTCTATCCCCGTGATGGGACAGATGAGGCTGTTCTCTTAAAAAATGCCGATATCGCCATGTATCAGGCCAAGCAAGCAGGACGGGATCGATATCAAGTCTTTAAAGCTTGA